In the genome of Saccopteryx leptura isolate mSacLep1 chromosome 10, mSacLep1_pri_phased_curated, whole genome shotgun sequence, one region contains:
- the TMEM42 gene encoding transmembrane protein 42 has protein sequence MAARSVAAQPDGPAALPSHLQAGAMRRRFWGVFNCLCAGACGALAAASAKLAFGSQASVGFCVLGIIVMATTNSLMWTFFSRGLSFSMSSAVASVTVTFSNILSSAFLGFVLYGESQEVLWWGGAFLILCGLVLIHRNLSPAREAVPHKQQ, from the exons ATGGCCGCGCGCTCTGTGGCCGCGCAGCCGGACGGCCCCGCGGCGTTACCCTCGCACCTGCAGGCCGGTGCCATGCGGCGCCGCTTCTGGGGCGTGTTCAACTGCCTGTGTGCCGGCGCGTGCGGGGCCCTGGCCGCCGCCTCCGCCAAGCTGGCCTTCGGCAGCCAG GCGAGCGTGGGCTTCTGCGTCTTAGGCATTATTGTGATGGCGACCACCAATTCTTTGATGTGGACGTTCTTTAGCCGGGGCCTGAGTTTCTCCATGTCTTCAGCCGTTGCATCGGTCACGGTGACTTTTTCAAACATCCTCAGCTCG GCCTTCCTGGGTTTTGTGCTGTACGGAGAGAGCCAGGAGGTCCTGTGGTGGGGAGGAGCGTTCCTCATCCTCTGTGGACTCGTCCTCATCCACAGGAACCTCTCGCCCGCCAGGGAGGCCGTCCCACACAAGCAGCAGTAG